From Xenopus laevis strain J_2021 chromosome 7L, Xenopus_laevis_v10.1, whole genome shotgun sequence, one genomic window encodes:
- the trub1.L gene encoding probable tRNA pseudouridine synthase 1, protein MRLYCAAKLELCENSSVRPALLPVLGCHVVHQCRTERQYVQLQGKKQTLPEHMAGDMAVKLLALNGLFPVYKPKGPTSAQVVAQLKGALLKEAGLKEYAKKRKQTLKIGHGGTLDSSASGVLVIGIGNGTKMLSTMLAGSKKYTAVGELGKATDTLDASGTVTEEKPYDHITKDDLEGALKSFTGNIMQVPPLFSALKRDGKRLSNLLRDGAEVEAKPARPVTVYQLSLRDFQPPLFTLDVECGGGFYVRSLVNDLGKELKTCASVKELVRTKQGPFTLEDHMLKEEDWNISRIAQALQEYDPLLPVEPGNKRLRAEPADNTVASGE, encoded by the exons ATGAGGCTGTACTGCGCGGCAAAACTCGAACTCTGTGAGAACTCCTCTGTGAGGCCGGCACTACTTCCGGTCCTGGGTTGTCACGTGGTGCATCAATGTAGGACGGAACGGCAGTACGTTCAATTGCAGGGGAAGAAGCAGACGTTACCGGAGCACATGGCGGGGGATATGGCTGTCAAGCTGTTGGCGCTGAACGGGCTGTTCCCGGTGTATAAACCCAAGGGCCCCACCTCGGCCCAAGTAGTGGCGCAGCTGAAGGGCGCGTTGCTGAAAG AAGCCGGACTGAAAGAATATGCGAAGAAAAGGAAACAGACCCTAAAGATTGGCCATGGGGGGACACTGGATAGTTCTGCCTCAGGGGTGCTTG taattgGCATTGGGAATGGCACCAAAATGTTGAGCACAATGCTGGCAGGGTCGAAG AAATACACGGCAGTGGGAGAGCTGGGGAAGGCTACAGACACGCTGGATGCATCAGGCACAGTTACTGAAGAGAAACCTTATG ATCACATAACTAAGGACGACCTGGAGGGGGCATTGAAGTCATTCACAGGAAACATCATGCAGGTCCCCCCTCT CTTCTCGGCACTGAAGAGGGACGGGAAAAGACTGTCGAACCTGCTGCGAGACGGCGCCGAggtggaagcaaagccagccagGCCTGTGACTGTATATCAGCTGTCTCTCAGAGACTTCCAGCCTCCACTCTTTACGCTCG ATGTTGAGTGCGGAGGTGGGTTTTATGTGAGAAGCCTGGTCAATGATCTCGGGAAAG aaCTGAAGACGTGTGCGAGTGTGAAGGAGCTTGTCCGTACCAAGCAGGGTCCTTTTACCCTAGAGGATCACATGCTGAAAGAAGAAGACTGGAACATCAGTAGGATAGCGCAGGCACTGCAAGAATACGACCCACTTCTTCCAGTCGAGCCAGGCAACAAGAGGTTAAGGGCCGAGCCCGCTGATAATACAGTCGCATCCGGGGAATGA